DNA from Alphaproteobacteria bacterium:
AAATTCATCACACAAAAGCAACTGCGATTCCGTGACCAATGCGCGCGCAATAGCAACGCGTTGACGTTGCCCCCCACTAAGCTGACTTGGGTATGAATCGCGCTTGGAGTACAGCCCCACCCGATCGAGAGTTTTGGTGATGCGCTGCTGATATTCAGCCGCATCCAAACCAAGGAGCTCTAGGGGAAGAGCCACATTTTCAAAAACTGTCCGCCGGCTGAGCAAATTAAACGATTGAAAAATAAACCCGATCTTTTGACGAACCTGACACAACGCATCATCAGTCATCTGCGTCAGATCATTGCCCCAAAAAAAGATATGACCATCATCGGGCGTTTCCAATCCATTAAGACACCGGAGCAAGGTGCTTTTCCCAGCGCCACTTTTTCCGATGATTCCAAGAATTGTCCCGCTTTCAACAGTCAGGGAGATATCTTTTAGGACGGAT
Protein-coding regions in this window:
- a CDS encoding ATP-binding cassette domain-containing protein, with product MSLTVESGTILGIIGKSGAGKSTLLRCLNGLETPDDGHIFFWGNDLTQMTDDALCQVRQKIGFIFQSFNLLSRRTVFENVALPLELLGLDAAEYQQRITKTLDRVGLYSKRDSYPSQLSGGQRQRVAIARALVTESQLLLCDEF